From the Methanocaldococcus fervens AG86 genome, the window CTCCTTACACAGAGATATTTTGATTTTTATACCGTTCCTACATTAATGAAATCAAAAAGTATTTTTGAGAATTATGGGAATTCAGCAATTGAAAAATATTATCTACCCATGATAAATGAATGTCTAAAGTTGGTAGAAGAGAGGAGTATAGAAAAACATACTATTGGTTCAATTCCTATGACTCTACCTATAAAGTACATTGAATCATTATTAAATGTATATTTAGAGTTTGGTATTGGGGCGGTTCTTGTAGATTTACAGGGAAGAACACCATTCACCGTATTTCAAGAATTGACATCAATATAGGAGATTATAAAAAAGTTCGAAGAAGAAAATAATGAAAGTGTTTATGTTCATGCAACTAATGTGAATATTGGTAAGCCAGGGAAGAAAAGTGGGACATTTTAGCTCATGATGTCTTATCATTTGGATTTGGTATTGACTCTGTAGGCGATAATCATATGCCTGCAGGGGAGGTAAAGGCAAATATACAATTCGACTATTCCGAAAAGATGAATATTCCTATCGAAAAGTAGATGATATTAGGAATATAGATGTAATATATCCAGAAGACTCAAAAATACCTATTGAAATGTTCAAAAATAGTAGTAGTCATAATAAAAAAAGAAAGTTACAAAGAATGGTAAATTATGAACAATTGGGTATAGAATGTATAAATTTGGCTAAAGAAATAGATACTGAATCTGTTGTAGAATATATAAGAGAAAAATCTATGGTTGAAATATCTCGTAATAAGGTAGATAAGCTTTTAAATATAAAAAAGCAAAAGTCCAAACGTGATACATCAAAAGATGTGGATATTAGGAAATTCTTAAGTAAATTTGGATAATTTTTATTTTCTTTAACTTTAAAATGATGAAATTAGAGTAATTTAAATTTATTATAACGAATACTTACAAAATCCTAAATTGATGTAACTACGAAAACTATATCTAAAATAAAAGTACGCTTAAAGGCAATAAAGTATTTTATAGCAAAATTTGGTGTTTAAAATGAGTGAAATGGATATTATAAAAGAAACCTATGAAAAAATTAAGAATATGGAGATTAGGGGGGCAGGGAGAATAGGAAGGGCTGCAGCTAAGGCTTTAAAGGAATTTGCATTAAAAATTAGTAATTTAAGTGAAGAAGAGTTTAAAAACAAAATGAAAGAAGCAGGAAATATATTGATATCAGCAAGACCTACAGCTGTTTCTTTACCAAATGCTGTAAAGTATGTTTTAAAAGGATTAGATGAAGAAAATCCAAAGGAAAGAGTTTTAGAAAGGGCTGATGAGTTTATAAACTCCTCATTAAAAGCAATTGAAAATATAGGAAAATTTGGAGCCAATAGGATAAAGGATGGAGATACAGTATTAACTCACTGTAACTCTGAAGCTGCGATAAGCGTTATAAAAACTGCCTACGATGAAGGGAAGGATATTAAGGTTTTCTGCACAGAGACAAGACCGAGAAATCAAGGCTACATAACTGCAAAAACTCTCTACGATTATGGAATTGATGTTACTCTAATAGTGGATTCTGCAGTTAGATACTTTATAAAAGATATAGATATTGTAGTCGTTGGAGCTGATGCAATAACAGCAAACGGCTGCCTTGTAAATAAAATTGGAACATCTCAAATTGCCTTAATAGCTAATGAAAGCAGAGTGCCATTTTT encodes:
- a CDS encoding ribose 1,5-bisphosphate isomerase — its product is MDIIKETYEKIKNMEIRGAGRIGRAAAKALKEFALKISNLSEEEFKNKMKEAGNILISARPTAVSLPNAVKYVLKGLDEENPKERVLERADEFINSSLKAIENIGKFGANRIKDGDTVLTHCNSEAAISVIKTAYDEGKDIKVFCTETRPRNQGYITAKTLYDYGIDVTLIVDSAVRYFIKDIDIVVVGADAITANGCLVNKIGTSQIALIANESRVPFLTAAETYKFHPKTIVGELIEIEEREPEEVVTFEDKYKGIKIRNPAFDVTPAKYIDAIITEIGLIPPQGAWYIIEKYFGWLEK